Proteins encoded together in one Porites lutea chromosome 2, jaPorLute2.1, whole genome shotgun sequence window:
- the LOC140927557 gene encoding TNF receptor-associated factor 4-like isoform X1, with translation MMEPEENTAPEHELQFGGHDFMFVDEPSSEQFCSVCLLVMKNAVQTVCGHRFCRHCLVGTFREGQHACPQDRNPIPEEGGFFPDVAWERNILSLRVKCKMSKRGCDWTGQLRHFQSHSDDCQYEDVTCDDCDEEMQRRFLDTHLTSECSERVVQCVYCKDEFAFWRLELHQRDDCTRLPLACPQQCGVQDIPREEVESHVKDDCSMTVVVCPYEEAGCTFHDKRANLKAHIEKSSEDHLGKTWSAFLKTKHELNEVKGNVDEIQVSVKTLQSEKEAMQMSLQRCNEEFGELKLSERKLEVENMSLKKEMTEMGRKLEKVKESAATENRSLKEVVQDMQRKLEALEGEGRNTPILYSSYKKESPKAVAQETKKEEYPAQQYNLRRDYQPPYQRGVEAKQQAVVQETKKNQERRGRGSKQGY, from the exons ATGATGGAACCAGAAGAAAATACAGCGCCTGAACATGAACTCCAGTTTGGAGGGCACGATTTTATGTTCGTTGATGAGCCGTCTTCCGAACAATTTTGCTCTGTATGTCTTCTTGTTATGAAAAATGCTGTTCAGACAGTATGTGGTCATCGCTTCTGCAGACACTGCCTCGTTGGGACATTCAG GGAAGGTCAACATGCCTGTCCACAGGATAGAAATCCTATTCCCGAGGAGGGAGGG TTTTTTCCTGATGTGGCCTGGGAGAGGAATATACTGTCGCTTCGGGTAAAATGTAAAATGAGTAAAAGAGGCTGTGATTGGACAGGACAATTACGTCATTTTCAG AGTCATTCCGATGATTGTCAATATGAAGATGTAACTTGCGATGATTGCGATGAGGAGATGCAAAGGAGGTTTTTGGATACTCACTTAACATCGGAGTGTAGCGAAAGGGTTGTGCAGTGTGTTTACTGTAaagatgaatttgctttctGGCGCTTGGAG CTTCATCAAAGGGACGACTGCACTCGTCTTCCCCTTGCATGCCCTCAACAGTGTGGAGTCCAGGACATACCGCGAGAAGAG GTGGAGTCCCATGTGAAAGATGACTGTTCAATGACGGTGGTGGTCTGTCCTTATGAGGAAGCTGGATGCACCTTCCAT GACAAACGAGCTAATTTGAAAGCTCACATTGAAAAATCCAGCGAAGACCACTTAGGCAAGACATGGTCGGCATTCCTGAAGACAAAACATGAATTGAACGAGGTTAAGGGCAATGTGGATGAAATACAGGTTAGTGTTAAAACACTCCAGTCGGAGAAAGAAGCGATGCAAATGAGCCTTCAAAGATGCAACGAGGAGTTTGGCGAGTTGAAACTATCGGAGAGAAAGCTTGAGGTGGAAAACATGTCTCTCAAGAAAGAAATGACTGAAATGGGACGGAAGCTGGAGAAAGTCAAAGAGAGTGCTGCTACTGAGAACAGGTCACTGAAGGAAGTTGTACAGGACATGCAGAGAAAGCTTGAGGCTTTAGAGGGGGAAGGAAGAAATACGCCAATACTG TATTCCTCTTACAAAAAGGAAAGCCCCAAAGCTGTGGCACAAGAAACTAAGAAAGAAGAG TACCCAGCACAGCAGTACAATCTCCGTCGGGATTATCAGCCTCCCTACCAAAGGGGAGTCGAAGCGAAACAACAAGCTGTCGTACAAGAAACTAAGAAAAACCAG
- the LOC140927557 gene encoding TNF receptor-associated factor 4-like isoform X2 — translation MMEPEENTAPEHELQFGGHDFMFVDEPSSEQFCSVCLLVMKNAVQTVCGHRFCRHCLVGTFREGQHACPQDRNPIPEEGGFFPDVAWERNILSLRVKCKMSKRGCDWTGQLRHFQSHSDDCQYEDVTCDDCDEEMQRRFLDTHLTSECSERVVQCVYCKDEFAFWRLELHQRDDCTRLPLACPQQCGVQDIPREEVESHVKDDCSMTVVVCPYEEAGCTFHDKRANLKAHIEKSSEDHLGKTWSAFLKTKHELNEVKGNVDEIQVSVKTLQSEKEAMQMSLQRCNEEFGELKLSERKLEVENMSLKKEMTEMGRKLEKVKESAATENRSLKEVVQDMQRKLEALEGEGRNTPILYPAQQYNLRRDYQPPYQRGVEAKQQAVVQETKKNQERRGRGSKQGY, via the exons ATGATGGAACCAGAAGAAAATACAGCGCCTGAACATGAACTCCAGTTTGGAGGGCACGATTTTATGTTCGTTGATGAGCCGTCTTCCGAACAATTTTGCTCTGTATGTCTTCTTGTTATGAAAAATGCTGTTCAGACAGTATGTGGTCATCGCTTCTGCAGACACTGCCTCGTTGGGACATTCAG GGAAGGTCAACATGCCTGTCCACAGGATAGAAATCCTATTCCCGAGGAGGGAGGG TTTTTTCCTGATGTGGCCTGGGAGAGGAATATACTGTCGCTTCGGGTAAAATGTAAAATGAGTAAAAGAGGCTGTGATTGGACAGGACAATTACGTCATTTTCAG AGTCATTCCGATGATTGTCAATATGAAGATGTAACTTGCGATGATTGCGATGAGGAGATGCAAAGGAGGTTTTTGGATACTCACTTAACATCGGAGTGTAGCGAAAGGGTTGTGCAGTGTGTTTACTGTAaagatgaatttgctttctGGCGCTTGGAG CTTCATCAAAGGGACGACTGCACTCGTCTTCCCCTTGCATGCCCTCAACAGTGTGGAGTCCAGGACATACCGCGAGAAGAG GTGGAGTCCCATGTGAAAGATGACTGTTCAATGACGGTGGTGGTCTGTCCTTATGAGGAAGCTGGATGCACCTTCCAT GACAAACGAGCTAATTTGAAAGCTCACATTGAAAAATCCAGCGAAGACCACTTAGGCAAGACATGGTCGGCATTCCTGAAGACAAAACATGAATTGAACGAGGTTAAGGGCAATGTGGATGAAATACAGGTTAGTGTTAAAACACTCCAGTCGGAGAAAGAAGCGATGCAAATGAGCCTTCAAAGATGCAACGAGGAGTTTGGCGAGTTGAAACTATCGGAGAGAAAGCTTGAGGTGGAAAACATGTCTCTCAAGAAAGAAATGACTGAAATGGGACGGAAGCTGGAGAAAGTCAAAGAGAGTGCTGCTACTGAGAACAGGTCACTGAAGGAAGTTGTACAGGACATGCAGAGAAAGCTTGAGGCTTTAGAGGGGGAAGGAAGAAATACGCCAATACTG TACCCAGCACAGCAGTACAATCTCCGTCGGGATTATCAGCCTCCCTACCAAAGGGGAGTCGAAGCGAAACAACAAGCTGTCGTACAAGAAACTAAGAAAAACCAG